In the Telopea speciosissima isolate NSW1024214 ecotype Mountain lineage chromosome 6, Tspe_v1, whole genome shotgun sequence genome, cataataaagaaaagaattagTAACATATTCAAATTATCCATATCATGTGCAAAACCCATTTCTTGTGGCAATGGGTTAGCCCTTTCAATGTCATCTGCATATAAGAGTTGATGTCAGCaggagaaagaaatgaagttaaAACTGTAAGTTAAAGGATCAGAGGAACCATCATTGCAGAGTAACTTACCATAATTGAAGAGTGCTCAATTTTAGGTACTAATTTGCCTCAATAGTTATTGGAAGGATATAATGTAGACGAGAGATAGTTTGTAAACTTAAAGCAACATATAATGACAATAACAAGAAAGTAGATAATGTATGTCAAAAGCTGCTCATTGCTCAAAGCAATGTTTCATACTAGGATATTGGATAAAAGCTACATTTAAATGTACTAAAGTCTCCTTTTATCAAAAGGAGAAACACTGTTGTCGTCCCTAAAGAGCAATTAATACTTCAATGGCTCGCCCAGGAAGCAGGTATTCATCTAGTGTTGTGCCTGTAGATTCACATGATTCAAGATGTCAGATATAAAGAATTTCGTCAAATATTAACCATGACGTGGAAAATAAAATGTGCATATGGTTACCTCATCATTACCCAAATTTGAGCCTTGCAAACTTATATTTCCTTGTCGGTTCCCAAGTAGGAGTTGCTGGAGCATTGCTACTTGTGACTGCAGAGCGGTGATATTTTCTTCGTACTTCTTGTGCTTTTCTTCATACTTCTTGtccttttcttcattcttcttcccaAGTTGCCACTTGAGCCCGCAAACCATCATTCTCATGCAAGGCTTGCGCACGTCTTACAGTTTCCTGATCAAGGTCTGTTGGGCTTACGCCAACTCCATACATGCGCACCCAACCATGGATATCCTTTCCCATAACCTCAGTGAATAAATCCTCATGAGCTGCTGCTTTGTCATTCCTTGACTGTTCAGGCATCTGACTCAACTTTTCTTCAAAACTAGCCTACAATTATTTGTAAACTAGTATAAGAAGATAATATGCTTGGATCAAAGCAAATTGTATGTACAGGAACACTTACCCTTCAAGTATAACTGTATAAGCAGGCCTCATGCAAAGAAGTactaaaaagaaattgaaataaaacattTATAGACTCAACCCAATTAGTATGCAAAATTCATTTGTTAGTAGACCCAAAAATTATGTTCCAAGCATGAAGGTAATTAAAAAATTACTATTGCTTCTTTCGAAGCATCATCTACACTTCTACAGCCTCTCCAATCTTCTTCTTATGTGTCATCAAGAACAACTCCACCCTTGACGGTGCCTGACCTTCAGGGTTCTCCTTGCGCTGTGATGAGACTTGCACTCTAAAACAAAATCCTGAGACAACAAAGAAATATACTCctttttggtttgggggggggggggatatatAACAGCTTTGATAGCGTTGTTTATATAAAATAACAGTGTCAATATCCCTATACATAggaaatcttaaaaaaaaaatattcaacaATATGAACTGAAGGTattagaaagtaaaaaaaatacttcctaaatggatatgtatgATTCTAGACACAAGGACCCAACTTTGCTAGAACCTCATGTTCATTGATCACATTCATTGTAGAAATTTCCTAGCTATAAGTCTTCACAGAGGTCACTGCTTATGCATCAACCCGGAAGACCAATTCAGTTGTGCAGAGAGAGCTCACAGTTCGCACCACTGTTGCATGGGCAATACACGGGGATCATTTAGAGGACATTTTTTTAAGTTAATTTAAAAGGAGAGGATAAAGAAGAAACATAACATGAAAATAATGGTATTTATAGAATAACAGCAATTGGGACTTGATTGTAAATATAAAAAGAGCTCAACTTCTTCCTCAAACTGGAAGAAGTGAACCAGCAGTAATCCACATGAATGCCGATTGAGAGAACTCAACCAACCATATAGCCTCCAATCAAAGTGAAATTTCAGAACTAGGTTGCAATTCCACAGCTCTATGAAATCCAAGCAACAGCCAGTCGAATCAGCAAGCAGAAATTGAtattaggaagaaaaaaaaaaaaaaacactcagaAACAGACCCAGCCAGATCTGTATGAGTCAACTTTGGTTGCTGAATTCAATCTGATAACAAGGAAGGAGTTGAAATACTGGCTCTAATAAGTAGTTAATCATCATTTAAATAGTACATCAAATGCAAATTTCAATAACAGAAATTTAGATCACAACAGAATAAAAAAGAGGGAAGCAAAAccagaatttgaagaaattgtacaacaaaacctCATAAAAGACTCAAACTTTAGTCAAATTGTCTATTCTACCAACAGAATCAGCatgcaaaattttcaaatttttaggtTAACCACATAAAGATAAAAGGAATTTCTTTCTGCCACATGGGGTGTAAGGCTTCTGGAATGAAAATTTCCCATGGTTAGAGGAAGATTAGGCCTACAAGTGAACTTCTCTGGGCGTTTACAATAGAATTAGTAACTCAAATGCCTGGattgtttttaattttcacctccccaaaaataaaatgttgTTATTCTTTGGGGAAAGTCCAATTATTTTAATGACATTCAGCATTCTTGGACAAGAGAATAAAACATATAGTCAATCCATATGGTCATGTATCTGATGAGGAGAGATAATTACGCCAGATGGTCCATACACATTGCTGGAACTGAAGAGATCATCTAGAAGGAGATCTCCATGACTCACCCAAAAAGCCTTATCACATATACGACTTGTAATACAATAGACTCAGCATTCTAAGGCATTTTTCTTTCAAACGATTCAAATTGTGTTAAAAATTTTATATATGAAGTGTTACACCACTTATCCCAAAATCTCGAGCTGTTAGAAATAGaccacaacaatgtatatcaattATCAACACAACAACACTCCCCTGCACGTGCAGGCATGCACACACACGGCTTTGCATGTGACACTATCACGTGGCACAGTGGGGTACAAAGCGTAGGGGCACAACACACAAGACTCATGTACATACcaggaataaaaaattcaacttCCTGGGTCTGATAGTGTTACAATCACTTACCCCCAAAGCTCAAGCTGTTAGGAATGGACCACagcaatgtatatcaacacaacCACATGCAGTATCTAATTTTTGTACAATTGATATGTGGGATCAATATCGAGTTAATATGGTTAATTGGGAAGAGGTTTTCCAGGTGGCCAAAATATCTGCCACATGACAACTTAGATGGGGTCAAATTTTGGGGACCGGTAGACCCCGAAGTACCTTGCcaacatgtcaagtttcagtgcTAAAAGGAGttttccaagtggcaaaataaggCATTGAAAAATTCGGGACTACAAAGAGGGAGCTTAGACTACGGGAGGGttcatggacatacatgggaggtACAAGATTGAATTGAGTCTGAAACTTAGCATGTGGCTAATCCAGATCATTCCCAAAATATCCAACAGTCAGAATTGCAACATCACCCTTCTACATGACAAAAATGAGGTGTGTAACGACCCAGCCCCTCCATTGGCACGATATTGTCCTCTCTAGCCCAATAGGCCTCAAGGCTTTAAAACGCAtcataccaagtagaggaggCTACTCTTTATCACTAGCTCAGGATCTCTCCCTAGCTGATGTAGGACTAAGTTTGCACCCCCTTACCGATCTCCCAAACCCCCTGGTACTCAGCCGTGTTTTGGTGGGGACACCTCAACGATCTCCCAGGCAGGCCGGTACTAAGCCATATTCTTGGGGCGTtacattctccccccccccttacgGGCACAACGTCCCCGTTGTGGCCCTACCACTGGTGTCAGgagtttgctctgataccattggaATGATCCAGCCCCTCTATTGGCATGATATTGACGTCTCTGGCCCAATGGGCCTTAAGGCTTTAAAACGCgtcataccaagtagaggaggctattctttatcaatagctcaggatctccctccctagccgatgtgggactaagtttgcaccCCCTCACCGATATCCCAAACCCCTTGGTACTCAGCCGTGTCTTGGTGGGGACACCTCAACGATCTCCCAGGCAAGGCGGTACTAAGCCGTATTCTTGGGGCGTTACAAGGTGGGCCATCAAAAGATTCCTTCCAAGGAAAGCAGCCTAGAGAAACTTCTCCCtttataattttattatatttcaaAGTAACGTAATTATTTGGGAATTGTTCTAAGTTAGGTGGTTTTTAAACAAGGTTCTTTAAGTCCTTAAGGAGTTCAATTGTTATATGGTCTTTTTTTAGTAATTCAAGTCTacttaaaagttaaaagttTTCCCACATTGCTACATCTCATAAGGTTATATATGTTGGACAGATAATCCACATGTTCCAACTGTGCCTATGAACCAGAAGCTTCATGTTTCCAGTGTACAAAGGAATCAAACAGACTAACACATATATCCACTACATCAGTGCTGCATAAGTATGAATTGAATAACAATTTCAAATAGGCAAGCAGACAGTTAACCATTTAAGTCAATGATTTATTCAAAGATGAACATACCTTGTTCAGTGATGTTGCAGGAAGATAAATGCCAAAGTTAGCGTGATGTGACCATTTAGGCAATAGAAGGATTATGAGCCTTCAATGTGGAAAACAGTCTGTCAACCCAGCCAGAATTAAGAATGTTTCTTTAAACCATCCTCCATAGATGGTTAACAAAAAATAATCTCCTTACTTTGAAACTTTTGACTGGTTAGTTGTAAAGAACCACTGCATTAACTTACTGGCTCTTCCCCATCTTTGCTCCCAGGATCCAAAATCCTGCAACTCATTGGAATGCGACCCTCTGCAATAAGATTCTTTACATCTGTAGAAGTACTGGAATCCTTGGACAACTTATCTAGTGCATCAATTGCAATTGGATAGTTCTTGTCCAAGGGATCAGGAAAGTTTCCTTTTTGGACCATCTCTTTCAAAATCTCAAAGGCAATGGGAAAGTTGTCGTTGGACACAAACTCACATATTAATTCTACATAGACATAAGCGTCTGGTTTCATTTCCTTCTTGTCCATCTCATGGAGATAGGCTAGGGCTGAATCTGCCCTACAACATTTGCATAGCCCATGGATGAGAGCCATATAAGCAATCCTATTTGGAGAACACCCCTTCTCCACCATTTCATTCCAAAGTCTGAGAGCATCTTCAGGTCTTCCAGCATTACACAAAGCCCCTACTACAGTTGTGTAAGTAACTACCGTGGGCTCATCCATCTCATGCAGATAGTCTAGAGCTGCATCTGCTGCATCACACTTGCACAGTCCATGGACGAGAGTCATATAAGCAACACTATTTGGAGTACACTCCTTATTCACCATTTCATTCCAAAGTCTGAGAGCATCAGCAGGTCTTCCAGCATTACACAGACCCGCTATCAATGTTGTGTAAGTAATCAATGTAGGCTCCTGTCCTCCTTCCATCATTCTAGAAAAGCAAAGGAGGGCCCTAGCAATATCATTTTTCTTGTACCATCCATGTATCAGTAAGTTGTAGGTAACAACTGGGGGCACAAGCCCTTTCTCCAATATTTCATCCAAAACATTCTGGGCGTCCAATATTCTGCCTGCTTTACATAGCCCATTTATGAGAATGTTATAAGCAACTATATCAGGACGATATCCACGTGCACAGATTTCTTGGAATAGCTCTACAGCTTGATCCACTTCCCTTGTCTTAAAAAAACCATCTATAACTGCAGAATATGCAGTTATATGAGGAAGAAAGCCTTCTTGCAGCACATCATTTAGAAAATTACTTGCTTCCACTACCTTCCCATTCTTGCACAGTTGTTTTGCTAGCATTGAAGAGTGTTTTATCCAAGGTTCATGCCCATACTCCCGCATCTCCCTTATTGTATCAAGGGCCCCAGAGATATCTTCCCTTCTACATAGGCACCCAAATATGGAATTATTGGTGAACTCTGTTGGTTTGAATCCAGATTCTTTCATCTCTTTCAGAAGCTCCATACCTTCCTCTAATCTATTCGAACTGCAAAATGCATCAATTAAATTATTATAAATTAATTGATTACCTTTACAACCCATTTGAACCATATCCCGGAAGAGCATTAGAGCGACATCCAATTGACTGCTCTTGCATAAACCATCAATAACAATATTAAAAGAAATAGCATCAGGGTTGACTTTTCTCTTAAGAATAATTAAGTTATCAAAAACGGCTTCACCACCATAATTAGATCCAAGCCCTACCATTGCCTGAAGCAACAATAAGGCTTTATCTACCGAACAATGATTAACAAGCCCCCGTAGAAAAGCATTGAAAAGCAAAACTGAAGCTTCTGCATCCAACCGCCCCATGCCTTCTTCAAGTAACTGGCTTGCCATAGCCAGATCTCCATCTccacaaaacaaagaaataagtTTAGTAATTATGCTCACATCAGGGAGGATCCCTGACACCTTCATTTCTAAATACAAATCCAAAGCCTTCCTAAGCTCCTTATTCTTACAAAGCCCCCCAATTAGTGCATCATAAATTGGGAGGTCAGGCCTAAAACCCAACTTCTTCATTTTATCAAACAGTTGGAGGGCCATATCCATCCTGAACTCCTTGGCAAATCCATGAATCAAAACACATAGTGTTTTCTCGTTGAGGCTAATATTGAGAGATTCCATCCTCTCAATCAACTCAAAAGCCTTAACTATCTCACCCCACTTGGTGAAAGAAACCACCAATATACTCAACACATGAACATCAACCCAACCCCTCTCGGTAATCTGATTGAAAACCTCCAAAGCCTTCTGAAACTTCCCAGCTTTGCAGTAAGCCTGCAACACAGGTGTCAAGGTGAACTTATCAGAGTGCCAACCCATACTCTGCATCTCCCTCAACCTCATCTCAACCGAATCAATCGAACCAAACTTCGCAAGAACCTCTACCAGACAATTATAAGTGTAACCATTTGGAACACAAAGACCCATCAATTTGGTTTGATCAAAAACGTAATTCGCTTCATCTACCAATCCCTGGCTACCCAAACAGCGGATAAGGAACCCACAAGCTCCAGCAGTCATTGGGCACCGAGATTTCACCACATCCATTGCCAAAACCTTTAACTGGGTAATTTTCTGGGCCCGAGCCAGGATTGAAGCCATGACATTGTATGTATAACAGTTGTGTCTGTACCCATCTTGTTCTGTAGCCCAGGAGAAGAAATCATAACTGACCTTCCAACTCTTGAGACTGCCCAAGACAGATTCAACTGTTTCAGGCGTTAGTTTTGCTCCCAGAGCTCGTAATTCGTGGTTTTTCTGGATAACCAATCGCTTGGTGAAGATGGTCACTAGCTCATTGGCGATTGTAGAACGATCTGAAGAAACAGAAGCTGCAGGTATTGATGATGGatagatttgatgaagagaGCATTGGCTTTGAAGAGAGTAAAGGATCAAATGAGATGGGTTAAGTGATTTGGGCGGAAAAAACTGAATGGTTTTGAGGGTTCTTCGTAGATTACTCATCGGATCGATTTTTAGAGATAAAAATTGAACATATTAAGCTTTTATAagaagttgcaggttttttgctgcgtacattataaaaaagaaatagagagagaagcaGGTGGGAATCTCACAAACGAGAAACCATTTATTTGTCCTCGTCTTGTTTAGTCGtaaccttagttagtaaattcaggaacggcaattgaacgggaacggatacgtacggcaattaaacggactagacggtagtaatacttttaaaaaattcgGTTTCATAAAACGCATATGATAATAATATgatacgcgtttaatacgggTATAATACGACATAGACgataataatacttttaaaaaaacggacatatattcattatacaacatgcattcaccacataataaacaaaataatatcatgattttattcattaaaataaacacaataatataatatgctatataacatctctaagattatcatttaacataccaaaatatcaataatctacaagaaatgaatgtagattgtctgaaaatgacatgagcaagttgattaccttatcattaagtcattcttccaacattacatttctttctatctacaatgagataaccatatattttaaaccagatgtgttcttgtgaagggggatgagttcccactaattaaccaacataagacaagagggagagttccagatatggatctccactgtacacattagctacaagagacagaaaaacaagaataaaatagaatagagtttgagccgttctcgccaatatcacaccagattcatttgcttcactaccaccatcaaagttcaaagaccagagaaacaagaggagagtacaagacttaagtgctgctttgttgaacggagatggcgaggatgattggagatggagggcggctattGTTGCCTGCTACGATTGAATGTTcgacgcaaatcgaaagggacgaaagggaaagtgaaatcgtttccctaaattctaatcttttgggtaatattttttttttataaaaaaaacgtataatacgcgtattatatgagtataatactcgatcgattaaaaaatacattttttttttataaaaatacggaAAAATAcggggacgggagtattatatGTTTAAAAATACGGAGAcgcatataatacgcgtatgatacgcgaatttactaactaaggttgtAACCATTCAGCCTGTTCGGTTTGTTAAAACCTCAGAAATCCTCCATTTTCTTTTATCGGTAAATTACACTTCACCctccttggttttcaaacaaaactcaaatcacccttggttttttaaaatactcaaatcacccttgtATTAGGCGCCAATataacaaattagtccctaccattagttttatgctgttaagtgaagatgtcagccagttaaataaatttaactcCTTAAACTATCCTTGAAGATGAAATAAGGGATTAAGGGTAGtgttgtaaatttaattctaatgttttagtacaagggtaaaattgtcctttcacatcaataattaacagcagactaacaccgttactgtagaggggaaAGGacgagtattttaaaaaattagggggtaatgtgtaatttacccttcttTTAATAATTTTGGGTCGAAGGTCCCATACTCCCATGCCTCCATGGCCTTGGCCATTCTAGCATAATAAGGCCAAATCAAATTTATGGGTAAAGGTTGGGCACGCTAAGTTGTGTCTACGTTAGGGATGTAAATCGATATTCGAGTAAAtggatatttgaaaatttgaatttgattcaAATCTGTATTCATTTAAGTGGACTTTTATCATTTAaagatatccgaaaaaaaaatatttatcctatccgaatagatatccaaccaataataaaaaattatatagcTAATTATCTTGGGGGGTTTTggagattcaacaagttctaaggAATGAGGAATGAGGAAAAGGCAAAaaagacatggattgagagtgaatccATTTTTTTCGAGGGAGGAAGGTTTGGGTTACACAAGtcagggatgtaaacggatagtcgaaaatccaaattcgattcgcatccatatccgtttagggatatcCGTATTCAATCATAAAATATCCAGATCTGATCACATCCAATTTGTGTATGATCTGTAttcaatccatttacatctatAGTCTAGGCTGAGTCTGTCTTTCTCCCAACCCTCATGGAAATGACCCCTCTGTCCTCCCCATCATACCCTCTCCATTGGGCACATTCGCTAGCTCTaggctcctctccaatgagaCACTCGCCCAGCCACCgcccaatgagcatccaacTGATGGGCTGCAATGCACACATCTTGATGGCTGATTGGGCAAGcatcgggatgtgtgcggcacagcctagccgttggatgcctcactgggcTCTCCAACTCATTCGAGAGTATCCACAACCCCTCTCCATTTTACCAATTATTCGATGAAGATTTTGGATAAAAAACACGATCTATTAGACATTATATAAAGGGAAAATCTGTTCAAGACCAAAGTGGTTAGAACTTGTAACCGGACTGTTATACCCAATCTTAGATAACCACTATACATTGGGATTAAATTGTCATTTCACTTGGAGTGTAAGATTggaaaaaaaagatataaaagTATCTGTTATAAGGgaattaatataatttttccattttcctctccttctcccctccCAATCCTCGACATGTCCCTCTCCCTCCCTGTTCCCCTATTGTTCAAGGCGACTCCCACCACCATCGTCCCTCCACAATCCACCCTTGCTGATATCCCTCTTGTTGGGAATAAATCCGATGCGCAGCGAAATTTGGATCGGGTCAATGATTGTTGTTCATGATCAAAAGTAGGGATAAAACAATTTCAAAGTAAAATCATGGTTACCTTAAAGTCGCAAGCGTaactcctcctatagataaCAGGTCTTCCAACTTGTGCAAATATGGTGGTTGAAAAAATttgttcaacactttgaatcTTGATCAATCCTTGCAATTTGTAGAAGAAGCCAAATCACCAAAGCCTCTTGAGTTCTCAAACTCAAGTCTCTCTCAATCACACACTAccagagagaggggagagagagagagagagagagagaaaacgtgGAGAGGGGAAGGAGCACTACCAAAATCGTGAGAGActcctccttctccctcttttataattttagagaTCATTGGATCTCAAGTCGCAAGCGTaactcctcctatagataaCAGGTCTTCTAACTTGTGCAAATATGATGGTTGAAAAAATttgttcaacactttgaatcTTGATCAATCCTTGCAATTTGTAGAAGAAGCCAAATCACCAAAGCCTCTTGAGTTCTCAAACTCAAGTCTCTCTCAATCACACACTacaagagagaggggagagagagagagagagagaaaacgtgGAGAGGGGAAGGAGCACTACCAAAATCGTGAGAGACTCCTCCTTCTCCCTCATTTATAATTTTAGAGATCATTGGATCTCAAGTATTCCCCTTCCATCTTGGCCTTGgcttaattttctattttggtgttttatgaattttttaatttttgcaactccaatttTCTACGAAAGTgaagacatagaatctcaaaagggatacaatcttTTTAAACTATAgttcatgagatattctcatcatatctcttgccataatataaaaagatattcaacCATAAATATGTTGTTCTCCCATATAATGTCACatgtccaataaactcttttattacACATAAgcctttctatttttctaatatcccataatgaattataaggtatgtactttaatgctacttatccccaattcatcatgtacgttgatcgagagaatatgtgattgtgatcGA is a window encoding:
- the LOC122665098 gene encoding putative pentatricopeptide repeat-containing protein At5g08310, mitochondrial — translated: MSNLRRTLKTIQFFPPKSLNPSHLILYSLQSQCSLHQIYPSSIPAASVSSDRSTIANELVTIFTKRLVIQKNHELRALGAKLTPETVESVLGSLKSWKVSYDFFSWATEQDGYRHNCYTYNVMASILARAQKITQLKVLAMDVVKSRCPMTAGACGFLIRCLGSQGLVDEANYVFDQTKLMGLCVPNGYTYNCLVEVLAKFGSIDSVEMRLREMQSMGWHSDKFTLTPVLQAYCKAGKFQKALEVFNQITERGWVDVHVLSILVVSFTKWGEIVKAFELIERMESLNISLNEKTLCVLIHGFAKEFRMDMALQLFDKMKKLGFRPDLPIYDALIGGLCKNKELRKALDLYLEMKVSGILPDVSIITKLISLFCGDGDLAMASQLLEEGMGRLDAEASVLLFNAFLRGLVNHCSVDKALLLLQAMVGLGSNYGGEAVFDNLIILKRKVNPDAISFNIVIDGLCKSSQLDVALMLFRDMVQMGCKGNQLIYNNLIDAFCSSNRLEEGMELLKEMKESGFKPTEFTNNSIFGCLCRREDISGALDTIREMREYGHEPWIKHSSMLAKQLCKNGKVVEASNFLNDVLQEGFLPHITAYSAVIDGFFKTREVDQAVELFQEICARGYRPDIVAYNILINGLCKAGRILDAQNVLDEILEKGLVPPVVTYNLLIHGWYKKNDIARALLCFSRMMEGGQEPTLITYTTLIAGLCNAGRPADALRLWNEMVNKECTPNSVAYMTLVHGLCKCDAADAALDYLHEMDEPTVVTYTTVVGALCNAGRPEDALRLWNEMVEKGCSPNRIAYMALIHGLCKCCRADSALAYLHEMDKKEMKPDAYVYVELICEFVSNDNFPIAFEILKEMVQKGNFPDPLDKNYPIAIDALDKLSKDSSTSTDVKNLIAEGRIPMSCRILDPGSKDGEEPVS